A region of Fibrobacter succinogenes subsp. succinogenes S85 DNA encodes the following proteins:
- a CDS encoding PQQ-binding-like beta-propeller repeat protein, which yields MRNIWQKENVFKAWVFAILALCSLFSSQALASKMASQLQEAIYLFEMKGEVDESIRLLEKISRQGDADDKESAFFYLGKIYDLANNKAQANHFYSRSQAFTKNTSKSYWLASRDAATSFAPVRLLQKTIPLRSPIRKFFEGKKANILFENGHIAKIESGMVIEIASKLNENDHLLHIDSEGMWYQNSTRDSVFYRPHNSPNQETPYNIKDLSQFTAANGYAIAITDKGFYILDRKGTITKGSVDYTSCQIQNDLFISDNFIVNCPDNALHFISANSAAEAFIIAQYDIIQQTFVLKDKIYLISGNELFCYTLQNPKTPLWKAAVGNIETLQAFEKNIVTLEASGKVTLYDQQTGNINASIRVNASNVYQLAQGTLGLFSNEGSVITVDTLLRPLWNFNFAKSPMTAPIVKRRFIYIPYEDKKIYAIDSHYYGQRPLYTSKLAAQAILQAKQDHWENIPPLLDTIIKNEPGNAEAHFLKALNLEKQEAPEKNRQRAWAEAVRLSVGGSPQIASTILSHYSDVIGASFASPLNISPKTMYPQFLGAKKNLYTVDPATEQLICINAENGEQRWSKYIGKIGNAPVIQSDENAIVISTGYQMNVYDMNKDAFNKPLQLPGKAFNFTMTSDYIYASTWNGFLLKISRANNSIVWSRKVYSMPFHVVKLPKFLQLCNLDGALMRLNDDNGSTQEKSSNRVPVNITAMEGIDSTLVLVSNTNKLFLQNTKKKDYSPTQVLMEYPIISMQVFRDQNEDKIIISLSDQSILLYSNIGTPLWKYQGKKSIFSKPFIYDGKAWIDQGNEIIALSIKTGKVVKTFNTPGGAGTPFILNHTLFSASPKRVLYAFPL from the coding sequence ATGCGTAATATTTGGCAAAAAGAAAACGTTTTCAAGGCGTGGGTTTTCGCAATCCTCGCCCTCTGTTCGCTGTTTTCTAGCCAAGCACTCGCAAGCAAGATGGCATCGCAACTCCAGGAAGCCATCTACCTCTTCGAAATGAAAGGCGAAGTTGACGAATCTATCCGCCTTCTAGAAAAAATTTCCCGTCAGGGAGATGCCGACGACAAGGAATCCGCATTCTTTTACCTCGGCAAAATCTACGACTTGGCAAACAACAAGGCCCAGGCCAACCACTTTTACAGCCGCAGCCAGGCGTTTACCAAAAATACAAGCAAATCCTACTGGCTTGCAAGCCGAGACGCCGCTACCAGTTTTGCACCCGTAAGGCTCCTGCAAAAGACAATCCCCCTCCGCAGCCCCATCCGCAAGTTCTTTGAAGGTAAAAAAGCGAACATCCTTTTTGAAAACGGACACATCGCCAAAATAGAAAGCGGGATGGTTATCGAAATTGCATCAAAGCTCAATGAAAACGATCACCTGCTGCATATCGATTCCGAAGGAATGTGGTACCAGAATTCCACTCGAGATTCTGTCTTTTACAGGCCGCACAATTCGCCCAATCAGGAAACACCTTACAACATCAAAGACTTAAGCCAATTTACCGCCGCAAACGGCTATGCTATCGCCATCACCGACAAGGGCTTCTATATATTAGACCGCAAGGGGACAATCACAAAAGGTAGCGTTGACTACACCTCTTGCCAAATCCAGAACGACTTGTTCATTAGCGACAACTTCATTGTCAACTGTCCCGACAACGCCCTCCACTTTATTTCAGCAAATTCGGCAGCAGAAGCGTTTATCATCGCACAATACGACATCATCCAGCAGACATTTGTCCTCAAGGACAAAATATATCTCATTTCAGGGAACGAGCTTTTCTGCTACACATTGCAAAATCCAAAGACTCCGCTTTGGAAAGCAGCCGTCGGGAACATCGAAACACTTCAGGCATTCGAAAAGAATATCGTCACGCTAGAAGCTTCCGGTAAAGTCACCTTGTACGACCAACAGACCGGAAACATCAACGCAAGCATCCGCGTCAACGCCTCGAACGTGTACCAGCTAGCCCAGGGAACGCTAGGACTTTTCTCGAACGAAGGATCCGTCATTACAGTTGATACGTTACTCCGACCGCTGTGGAATTTCAACTTTGCAAAGTCCCCGATGACAGCCCCGATTGTCAAAAGGCGCTTTATCTACATTCCCTACGAAGACAAGAAAATCTACGCCATCGATTCCCATTATTACGGTCAGCGTCCACTATATACGAGTAAACTTGCCGCCCAGGCAATTTTACAAGCCAAGCAAGACCATTGGGAAAACATCCCTCCGCTCCTGGATACAATCATCAAGAATGAACCAGGCAATGCCGAAGCTCATTTTCTCAAGGCCTTAAATCTGGAGAAGCAGGAGGCGCCCGAAAAGAACCGCCAAAGAGCATGGGCCGAAGCGGTAAGGCTTTCTGTCGGCGGTAGCCCGCAAATTGCAAGTACAATATTGAGCCATTACAGCGATGTCATCGGTGCAAGTTTTGCAAGCCCGTTAAACATATCGCCCAAGACGATGTACCCGCAATTCCTGGGGGCCAAAAAGAATCTCTACACCGTTGACCCGGCTACAGAACAACTTATCTGCATCAATGCCGAAAATGGCGAACAGCGCTGGAGCAAGTACATCGGCAAAATCGGGAACGCCCCAGTCATACAGTCCGATGAAAATGCCATCGTCATTTCAACAGGCTACCAGATGAACGTTTACGACATGAACAAGGATGCGTTCAACAAGCCGTTGCAACTCCCAGGAAAAGCATTCAACTTCACAATGACTAGCGATTATATTTACGCCTCGACGTGGAATGGTTTTTTGCTCAAGATTTCACGAGCAAACAACAGCATCGTCTGGTCGCGTAAAGTTTATTCCATGCCATTCCATGTCGTAAAGCTCCCTAAATTCTTGCAGCTTTGCAACCTTGATGGAGCGCTGATGCGCCTCAATGACGATAACGGCTCTACGCAAGAAAAATCATCAAATAGAGTTCCGGTCAACATCACGGCCATGGAAGGAATCGACTCGACCCTCGTCCTCGTTTCAAACACAAATAAACTTTTCCTACAGAATACGAAAAAGAAGGATTACAGTCCCACACAAGTTCTCATGGAATACCCCATTATTTCGATGCAAGTGTTCCGCGACCAGAATGAAGACAAAATCATCATTTCACTTTCGGACCAGTCCATCCTTCTTTATTCCAACATCGGCACCCCGCTCTGGAAATATCAAGGCAAAAAGTCCATATTCTCCAAGCCTTTCATTTACGATGGCAAAGCATGGATCGACCAAGGGAATGAAATCATCGCACTTTCTATCAAAACCGGCAAAGTGGTCAAGACTTTCAATACCCCAGGTGGCGCAGGAACACCGTTCATTCTGAACCACACCCTGTTTAGCGCCTCCCCAAAACGCGTTCTTTACGCATTTCCGCTATAA
- a CDS encoding CHC2 zinc finger domain-containing protein, with the protein MLIDQEHAEYMRTKAHPRQLGIPLSRWGRNLIACCPFHAPEETSLFFYDALGYWRYRCLQCGAEGDLVDFLMKSRFNGVDEQTARSEAFEFLGALDKDLVNNQDSEHPWVKEVGGEKSKVLECFVRYCHWAACKSPSSAKFLEARGWSIGQAQLYGLGYYSGDPEPFISYCMLSGIERHQISFYLDNLEAYHEPRITIPARNSKGFIHSVYGRLIDDNEKSHTYITYASGPTVIPFNIQADSENPIIVQGFFDALTADLAGIPGVVSTMFQELNVNHLYKLKACGAESFTVILRREEDRRNQELKIQKYLKLAEQMHMSLKSIVLPKDESVDTFVRKNGADQLIDLIANTEVDTIHSHRRSMLLQDIKENFDTAMACPPDQSVGYKLSTFPKLTKEIDGVQSGCFFVSSQPFGLKTFLLSSLTLDLIESNPNLKVIYVAYETPRRQIFDRFVSMLIGESILNVRKQNADNEINKKITEATRDLMAYVRNNRLEIWDDMPSLDFNDLLKTLSQELKDHPDLILVIDGIDHMKITDRPELPDIHEKRSSIMLDLYKALDIPIFLGGELIDSNMGLLGPRAYLRDSDAIYWLTEKDGALNLSVDSKRMGTSRVYEDKILIDPQSSRMKEA; encoded by the coding sequence ATGCTGATTGATCAAGAACATGCAGAGTATATGAGAACTAAAGCTCACCCGAGGCAGTTGGGAATTCCCCTGAGCCGTTGGGGGCGTAACCTTATCGCCTGCTGTCCGTTCCACGCTCCAGAAGAAACATCGCTGTTTTTCTACGACGCGCTAGGTTACTGGCGCTACCGCTGTCTCCAATGTGGTGCAGAAGGCGACTTGGTCGATTTTTTGATGAAGAGCCGTTTCAACGGCGTGGACGAACAGACCGCCCGTTCCGAAGCCTTTGAATTCCTCGGCGCACTCGACAAGGATCTCGTAAACAATCAGGATAGCGAACACCCGTGGGTCAAGGAAGTCGGTGGCGAAAAGTCCAAAGTGCTCGAATGCTTTGTACGTTACTGCCACTGGGCCGCCTGCAAGAGCCCCTCTTCGGCAAAGTTCCTCGAAGCCCGTGGCTGGAGCATTGGCCAAGCCCAACTTTACGGTCTCGGTTACTACAGCGGCGACCCGGAACCGTTCATCAGCTACTGCATGCTCTCCGGTATCGAACGCCACCAGATCAGTTTTTACCTCGACAACCTCGAAGCGTATCACGAACCGCGAATTACCATTCCGGCCCGCAATTCCAAGGGATTTATCCATTCCGTTTACGGTAGACTCATCGACGATAACGAAAAGAGCCATACCTACATCACGTATGCTTCCGGCCCGACCGTTATTCCGTTCAACATCCAGGCAGATAGCGAAAACCCCATTATCGTGCAAGGTTTCTTTGATGCGCTCACGGCGGACCTCGCCGGCATCCCAGGCGTTGTCTCCACGATGTTCCAGGAACTGAACGTCAACCACCTGTACAAACTCAAGGCTTGCGGGGCCGAATCATTCACAGTTATTTTGCGCCGCGAAGAAGACCGTCGCAACCAGGAACTCAAGATTCAAAAATACTTGAAGCTCGCCGAACAGATGCACATGAGCCTCAAGTCCATTGTGCTCCCGAAGGACGAATCCGTTGATACGTTTGTCCGCAAGAACGGCGCCGACCAGCTCATCGACCTCATCGCCAATACCGAAGTCGATACCATTCATTCGCACCGCCGCTCCATGCTGTTGCAGGACATCAAGGAAAACTTCGATACCGCAATGGCATGCCCGCCTGACCAGAGCGTGGGCTACAAGCTCAGCACATTCCCGAAGCTCACCAAGGAAATCGACGGTGTGCAGTCGGGATGTTTCTTTGTTTCGTCTCAGCCGTTCGGCCTCAAGACATTCTTGCTTTCAAGCCTCACGCTTGACCTCATCGAAAGCAATCCAAACCTCAAGGTCATTTACGTGGCCTATGAAACACCGCGCCGCCAAATCTTTGACCGCTTCGTTTCCATGCTCATCGGTGAATCGATTTTGAACGTCCGCAAGCAGAATGCAGACAACGAAATCAACAAAAAGATTACGGAAGCTACACGCGACCTGATGGCTTACGTGCGCAACAACCGTCTCGAAATCTGGGACGACATGCCTTCGCTCGACTTTAACGACTTGCTCAAGACACTTAGCCAGGAACTCAAGGACCATCCGGACTTGATTCTCGTGATTGACGGTATCGACCACATGAAGATTACCGACCGCCCGGAACTCCCGGACATCCACGAGAAGCGTTCGTCCATCATGCTCGACTTGTACAAGGCTCTCGACATCCCGATATTCCTCGGTGGCGAACTCATCGATTCCAACATGGGACTCCTTGGCCCGCGTGCATACCTCCGCGATTCTGACGCCATTTACTGGCTTACCGAAAAGGATGGCGCATTGAATCTCTCCGTAGATTCCAAGCGTATGGGCACAAGCCGCGTGTACGAAGACAAGATTTTGATTGACCCACAATCTAGCCGCATGAAAGAAGCTTAA
- a CDS encoding ABC transporter substrate-binding protein has translation MSVHIKRIVSLSYLSIAVAFMLTGCKEDVSKTPKTAVSDYPRNETLYVGGFDWSPPATFNPLDPDPNFPADGNIRLMYESLLAYNQLTGGLDPMLADSYSQTDSTITVHLNPRAKWNNGETLTTEDVLFTFKLDSILPTAHHNNWKYIKAISADSDNFISFYMAANRNPLMVLNAIAETSILPKSVFEPLLKSAKTGKSYNMEKILEFKNDAQPVASGPYTLANYSPDQIVLKRSENYWRSSNYGGRKPAPKYIIHPIYDKNDNFNNAMSRGNLDVSSIYLPRIWEKAKDSIRSWSREEPYQLPATITALVVATTKEPFNNVSFRRALAHSIDFDKIKARALSNYTPAVQPGFILPFGLEKKYFNKEDADEFGYSYNTEKAREILQEAGYSWNADGKLLDKKKKLVRSISIECPQGWNDWIEAINVVVESFAEIGITATPKIVDYAMWDSDLRRGTFDLAMKTPPTEHSVANPWNRFYQMLSTLSYKPVGEETFVNQGRFQNPEINDILANIPTIANEDSLVLAYRELNKLFMETVPVLPLMYRPSTFYQFSTKHWTNFPTAENPYAPPSNLIVAAGVSALWEIVPVDKADNQ, from the coding sequence ATGAGCGTCCACATTAAAAGAATCGTCTCCTTGAGCTACCTCTCCATAGCGGTGGCATTCATGCTCACAGGCTGCAAGGAAGATGTTTCAAAGACGCCCAAAACCGCGGTTTCTGATTACCCGCGAAACGAAACCCTTTACGTAGGTGGTTTCGACTGGTCTCCGCCCGCAACATTTAACCCGCTGGACCCGGATCCAAATTTCCCGGCAGACGGAAACATCCGCCTCATGTACGAGTCTTTACTCGCCTATAACCAGCTGACAGGCGGACTCGACCCCATGCTTGCAGATTCCTACAGCCAGACGGATTCGACCATTACCGTCCACCTGAACCCGCGAGCCAAATGGAACAACGGTGAAACGCTCACCACCGAAGATGTGTTATTCACCTTCAAGCTGGATTCCATCCTCCCGACAGCCCATCATAACAACTGGAAGTATATCAAGGCGATATCCGCTGACAGCGACAACTTTATTTCTTTCTACATGGCAGCAAACAGGAACCCGCTCATGGTTCTGAATGCCATTGCCGAGACATCGATTCTCCCCAAGTCTGTATTCGAGCCTTTGCTTAAGTCTGCAAAGACCGGCAAAAGCTACAACATGGAGAAGATTCTCGAATTCAAGAACGACGCTCAACCAGTCGCTTCGGGGCCTTATACCTTAGCCAACTATTCTCCAGACCAAATTGTGCTAAAACGCAGTGAAAACTACTGGAGATCTAGCAATTACGGTGGCAGAAAGCCTGCTCCCAAATACATCATACACCCCATTTACGACAAGAATGACAATTTTAACAATGCCATGAGTCGAGGAAACCTGGACGTTTCTTCCATTTACTTGCCTAGAATTTGGGAAAAGGCCAAAGACAGCATCCGCTCCTGGAGCCGCGAAGAACCATACCAGCTCCCCGCCACCATTACGGCCTTGGTCGTTGCAACCACAAAAGAACCGTTCAACAACGTAAGCTTTAGACGCGCATTAGCCCACTCAATTGACTTCGATAAAATCAAAGCTCGCGCCCTTTCGAACTACACCCCCGCCGTGCAGCCCGGGTTCATCCTCCCGTTTGGCCTCGAAAAGAAGTATTTCAACAAGGAAGACGCCGACGAGTTCGGCTACAGCTACAACACTGAAAAAGCACGTGAAATTCTCCAGGAAGCAGGCTATTCCTGGAACGCAGACGGAAAACTTCTCGACAAGAAGAAAAAGCTTGTCCGCAGCATTTCCATCGAGTGTCCGCAAGGCTGGAACGACTGGATTGAAGCCATCAATGTTGTCGTGGAATCGTTTGCCGAAATCGGAATTACCGCAACACCTAAGATTGTCGACTACGCCATGTGGGACTCGGACCTGCGCCGGGGTACTTTTGACCTCGCCATGAAGACTCCGCCGACAGAGCACTCAGTCGCCAATCCATGGAACAGGTTCTACCAAATGCTAAGCACTTTATCTTATAAGCCTGTCGGTGAAGAGACATTTGTAAACCAGGGACGTTTCCAGAATCCCGAAATAAATGATATCTTGGCCAACATACCGACCATCGCAAATGAAGATTCGCTCGTTCTAGCGTACCGGGAACTCAACAAACTGTTCATGGAAACAGTCCCTGTACTCCCCCTCATGTACAGGCCATCGACATTCTACCAGTTCTCAACTAAACACTGGACAAACTTCCCTACGGCAGAAAACCCGTATGCACCCCCTAGCAACCTTATTGTTGCTGCTGGAGTAAGCGCACTTTGGGAAATTGTACCCGTTGATAAAGCCGATAATCAATAA
- a CDS encoding M15 family metallopeptidase yields MTDLSQDLLPYGLGTPDLVEFQPGYFVDREIVDDLRALSNEVKVNGFVLRIESAYRSFEKQLSIWNRKARGELKLLNEKGEPMERPKDEEELMYAILTWSALPGASRHHLGTDIDVVDGAACPEGYEVELTPAECSGMFAKFHAFLTSRMEADTSFGFSRVFIPGCGKIKPEGWHIAHLPTSRKRLEHFSLDTLRSIYERSDMECKRAVLVNLPQLAEDYIYPYFI; encoded by the coding sequence ATGACGGACTTGTCTCAGGATTTGTTGCCCTATGGCCTTGGTACGCCTGACTTGGTGGAATTCCAGCCGGGATACTTTGTAGATCGCGAAATTGTGGATGATTTGCGTGCTCTGTCAAACGAAGTCAAGGTGAATGGTTTTGTGCTGCGTATTGAATCGGCGTACCGTTCGTTTGAAAAGCAACTCTCAATTTGGAATCGCAAGGCGCGTGGCGAACTCAAGCTCTTGAATGAAAAGGGCGAGCCGATGGAACGCCCGAAAGACGAAGAAGAGCTGATGTATGCGATTCTCACATGGTCGGCATTGCCGGGGGCGAGCCGTCACCATCTGGGGACGGACATCGACGTGGTCGATGGAGCTGCATGCCCGGAGGGCTATGAGGTTGAGCTCACGCCCGCGGAGTGCAGTGGCATGTTTGCAAAGTTCCATGCTTTTTTGACGTCCCGGATGGAGGCTGATACATCGTTTGGCTTTAGCCGTGTGTTTATTCCCGGGTGCGGGAAAATCAAGCCTGAAGGCTGGCACATTGCGCACTTGCCGACATCGCGTAAGCGCTTGGAGCATTTTTCGCTAGACACACTGCGGAGCATCTATGAACGCTCGGATATGGAATGCAAACGCGCTGTACTGGTGAATCTCCCGCAGCTCGCGGAGGATTACATCTATCCTTACTTTATTTAG
- a CDS encoding CDP-alcohol phosphatidyltransferase family protein, whose protein sequence is MGKLRFVLPNTFTSLNFLLGVFSICWTTGAFGSFSTADQIRMGAYFVMLCALFDKLDGFAARLVNASSEFGAQFDSLADLVAFGLAPAFCVFFTYKIYAPEWFQNHGLLMTVALAVYVLCAAMRLAKYNACDSDTYHHHFSGLPSTFAGMVNATLIVFLMTKGVFADSSTFLFWLPIIVFVITGFLMVSPLFLPKLQPRKNKAFNIFQIVLILLTYVAGILFYNPKVPFILEYLLILGSSYMVIGFAVGLIYRKQIIKEAKAAKK, encoded by the coding sequence GTGGGAAAATTACGCTTTGTTTTGCCTAATACTTTCACAAGCCTGAACTTTTTGCTTGGCGTGTTCTCCATTTGCTGGACAACCGGAGCATTTGGTTCGTTTAGTACGGCAGACCAAATCCGCATGGGTGCCTATTTCGTCATGTTGTGCGCCCTTTTTGATAAGCTTGATGGCTTTGCCGCCCGCCTCGTGAACGCCAGTTCCGAATTCGGCGCTCAGTTCGATAGCCTTGCCGACTTGGTGGCTTTCGGTCTCGCCCCTGCATTCTGCGTTTTCTTCACCTACAAGATTTACGCACCGGAATGGTTCCAGAACCATGGGCTCCTGATGACGGTTGCACTTGCCGTTTACGTGCTCTGTGCCGCCATGCGCCTCGCCAAGTACAATGCTTGCGATTCTGACACTTACCACCACCATTTCTCCGGCCTCCCTTCCACCTTTGCGGGCATGGTCAATGCAACACTCATCGTGTTCCTCATGACCAAGGGCGTTTTCGCAGACTCCAGCACGTTCCTCTTCTGGCTCCCGATTATCGTGTTTGTCATTACAGGATTCTTGATGGTAAGCCCGTTGTTCCTCCCGAAACTCCAGCCGCGCAAGAACAAGGCTTTCAACATTTTCCAGATCGTGCTGATCCTGCTCACCTACGTTGCAGGCATCCTCTTCTACAACCCGAAGGTACCGTTCATTCTTGAATACCTGCTCATTCTCGGTTCAAGCTACATGGTGATTGGTTTTGCAGTAGGCCTCATCTACCGCAAGCAGATTATCAAAGAAGCTAAAGCAGCCAAAAAGTAG
- the mpaA gene encoding murein tripeptide amidase MpaA: MNYSPESRGIIRLPSLEYGRSVLGAPLLYYPCKSECKLLVMAGIHGEEPETTFLLSRVLRAFDEPFDSIAFILCANPDGAALGTRGNANGVDLNRNFKTQNFSTEKVGSRSILEAPRDTLLLPGAFAGSEPETQALVALIEKLKPASVLAMHAPIACVDAPQKTSLVEGVMNAFNLPWLPDIGYKTPGSFGTWCGERNLECVTLELPRMSLEHLFDRYGRAFAEFLERFVSR, translated from the coding sequence ATGAACTATTCTCCCGAATCCCGCGGTATTATCCGGTTGCCTTCTCTTGAATATGGACGCTCTGTGCTGGGCGCTCCACTGCTGTACTACCCGTGCAAGAGCGAATGCAAGTTGCTTGTAATGGCTGGGATTCACGGCGAAGAGCCGGAGACGACGTTCCTCTTGAGCCGTGTGCTTCGTGCTTTTGACGAGCCTTTTGATTCTATTGCTTTTATTCTGTGCGCCAATCCGGACGGAGCTGCTCTTGGAACGCGCGGAAACGCGAACGGCGTGGACTTGAACCGCAATTTCAAGACGCAGAACTTCTCAACGGAAAAGGTCGGTTCACGCTCAATTCTTGAAGCGCCTCGCGATACGCTTTTATTGCCGGGAGCATTTGCAGGGAGCGAACCGGAAACGCAAGCGCTTGTCGCGTTAATTGAAAAGCTGAAGCCTGCGAGCGTGCTTGCGATGCATGCCCCGATAGCATGCGTCGATGCCCCGCAAAAAACATCGCTTGTTGAGGGCGTGATGAATGCGTTCAACTTGCCTTGGTTGCCGGATATTGGGTATAAAACGCCGGGGAGCTTCGGGACGTGGTGTGGTGAACGTAACTTGGAATGCGTGACGCTTGAACTCCCGCGCATGTCGCTAGAACATTTGTTTGACCGCTATGGTCGTGCGTTCGCGGAATTCTTGGAACGCTTTGTGTCGCGCTAG
- the ruvC gene encoding crossover junction endodeoxyribonuclease RuvC, producing MVILGIDPGSITTGYAFLKKTGNQIQVLEYGTFHANATKNLEDRLVHIVTELEKRLDHYHPDALAMEGVFFAKNVKSALVLGHIRGAILVACHRRGMTYEEYPPKVVKQAVTGNGAASKEHVANMIFAHLGIVGGDLPLDASDALAIAWTHANPAPLAQSLLGKKSKPKKKTTVQQWKDLIEKMGGTIQ from the coding sequence ATGGTTATTCTTGGTATTGACCCGGGCTCGATTACGACCGGATATGCGTTCTTGAAAAAGACTGGCAACCAAATTCAGGTGCTGGAATATGGCACGTTCCATGCGAATGCCACCAAAAATCTCGAAGATAGGCTTGTGCATATCGTGACGGAGCTCGAAAAACGCCTGGACCATTACCACCCGGATGCGCTTGCGATGGAAGGCGTGTTCTTTGCAAAGAACGTGAAGAGCGCCTTGGTGCTTGGGCATATCCGCGGGGCGATTCTTGTGGCGTGCCACCGTCGCGGAATGACGTACGAGGAATACCCACCGAAAGTTGTGAAGCAGGCCGTGACAGGCAATGGCGCCGCCTCGAAGGAACATGTGGCGAACATGATTTTTGCGCATTTGGGAATTGTTGGCGGGGATCTCCCGCTTGATGCTTCGGATGCGCTAGCGATTGCGTGGACTCATGCGAATCCGGCTCCGTTGGCGCAGTCGCTTTTGGGTAAAAAGTCGAAGCCCAAAAAGAAAACGACGGTGCAGCAATGGAAAGACTTGATTGAAAAAATGGGAGGGACGATTCAATGA